In Halobacterium sp. R2-5, the following are encoded in one genomic region:
- a CDS encoding DUF2309 domain-containing protein produces MSTDHAVEESIDAAADAVGAAWPLHSFVTANPLAGFEDRPFHEAVADAERAVGGDGYPSADVFRRAWEDGRIDSDELRSRLREHGYAADPAVTLDQMADAESTEADGEETTVTDRVDAIVSKWLAAFLDEGRAKWPMPNREKGFYRAFQSIAPHDGDVPAGDEIATLPDEPVDALRELLSERPVGEWRDVFEFHLTALPGWTGLVKHRAEADDIWQSTYPVTLAGYLAVRLAVADALDAPVAPDGEENDAGDGVPLAEVWLSAWEASYRSALVDELTAASASLADADEDDGRPDAQLVFCIDTRSEVLRRHVEAAGDYETHGYAGFFGVPMRYTGYGDDRPVDACPPIVGAAHRVTDRPTAAAADERDRHDRWRDVLGAGTSVVKALKSNAATAFSFVEGTGVGYGAALAARTLLPARVHDALDAADDRVPDDHEFCEPALDHGPGADGDLPAGLTLEEQVEYAANAFELMGVEQFARVVVFAGHASETANNPFDASLDCGACAGNPGGPNARVLAAICNDDAVQAELRERGIDVPEDTVFLAGEHNTTTDEVELYGDVPESHEADVEQLRADLEVARAGAAAERAGDMGADVDADAAVRETERRAADWAETRPEWGLAGNAGFVIGPRALTDDLDLDARAFLHSYDWTTDPDGDAIEAVLTGPMVVTQWINAQYYFATVDNAVYGSGSKVTHNPVGNVGVYQGNGGDLMTGLPLQSLTSADDRPYHKPLRLSTVVHAPVDRVAGVLADHDELTELLDNDWLSLTVVDPQQDHRAFHYERGGEWTVIANPDDELAASAVAPSVADD; encoded by the coding sequence ATGAGTACTGACCACGCAGTCGAGGAGAGCATCGACGCGGCGGCCGACGCGGTCGGCGCGGCCTGGCCGCTGCACTCGTTCGTGACCGCGAACCCGCTGGCCGGCTTCGAGGACCGGCCGTTCCACGAGGCCGTCGCGGACGCCGAGCGAGCGGTCGGCGGCGACGGCTATCCGAGCGCGGACGTGTTCCGCCGCGCGTGGGAGGACGGCCGCATCGACTCCGACGAGCTGCGGAGCCGGCTGCGCGAGCACGGCTACGCTGCCGACCCGGCGGTGACCCTCGACCAGATGGCCGACGCGGAGTCGACCGAGGCCGACGGCGAGGAGACGACGGTCACCGACCGCGTCGATGCCATCGTCTCGAAGTGGCTCGCCGCGTTCCTCGACGAGGGGCGGGCGAAGTGGCCGATGCCGAACCGCGAGAAGGGGTTCTACCGGGCGTTCCAGTCTATCGCTCCCCACGACGGCGACGTGCCGGCCGGTGACGAGATTGCGACGCTCCCGGACGAGCCCGTCGACGCGCTCCGCGAGCTCCTCTCCGAGCGCCCTGTCGGCGAGTGGCGGGACGTCTTCGAGTTCCACCTCACCGCGCTCCCGGGCTGGACGGGCCTCGTGAAGCACCGGGCCGAGGCCGACGACATCTGGCAGTCGACGTACCCCGTCACGCTTGCGGGCTACCTGGCGGTCCGGCTGGCGGTCGCGGACGCCCTCGACGCGCCCGTCGCGCCCGACGGCGAGGAGAACGACGCCGGAGACGGCGTTCCGCTGGCCGAGGTCTGGCTGTCCGCGTGGGAGGCGTCCTACCGGTCGGCGCTGGTCGACGAGCTCACGGCCGCGAGCGCGTCACTTGCCGACGCGGACGAGGACGACGGGCGGCCGGACGCCCAGCTCGTCTTCTGCATCGACACGCGCTCGGAAGTCCTCCGCCGGCACGTCGAGGCCGCCGGCGACTACGAGACCCACGGGTACGCCGGGTTCTTCGGCGTCCCGATGCGCTACACGGGCTACGGCGACGACCGGCCGGTGGACGCGTGTCCGCCGATCGTCGGCGCCGCCCACCGCGTCACGGACCGCCCGACTGCAGCGGCGGCCGACGAGCGCGACCGCCACGACCGCTGGCGCGACGTCCTCGGCGCCGGGACGTCGGTCGTGAAGGCGCTGAAGTCCAACGCCGCGACGGCGTTCAGCTTCGTCGAGGGCACGGGCGTCGGGTACGGCGCGGCGCTGGCCGCCCGGACGCTGCTCCCGGCGCGCGTCCACGACGCCCTCGACGCCGCCGACGACCGCGTGCCCGACGACCACGAGTTCTGCGAGCCCGCGCTCGACCACGGGCCGGGCGCCGACGGCGACCTCCCGGCGGGGCTCACGCTCGAGGAGCAGGTCGAGTACGCCGCGAACGCCTTCGAGCTGATGGGCGTCGAGCAGTTCGCGCGCGTCGTCGTCTTCGCCGGGCACGCCAGCGAGACCGCGAACAACCCCTTCGACGCGAGCCTCGACTGCGGCGCCTGCGCTGGCAACCCCGGCGGTCCGAACGCCCGCGTGCTCGCCGCCATCTGTAACGACGACGCGGTGCAGGCGGAACTCCGCGAGCGCGGCATCGACGTTCCGGAGGACACCGTCTTCCTCGCGGGCGAGCACAACACGACGACCGACGAAGTAGAACTGTACGGGGACGTCCCCGAATCCCACGAGGCCGACGTCGAGCAGTTGCGCGCCGACCTCGAAGTCGCGCGCGCCGGCGCCGCCGCGGAGCGGGCCGGGGACATGGGCGCCGACGTGGACGCCGACGCGGCCGTCCGGGAGACCGAGCGCCGCGCGGCCGACTGGGCGGAGACCCGCCCCGAGTGGGGGCTTGCGGGCAACGCCGGGTTCGTAATCGGGCCGCGCGCGCTCACCGACGACCTCGACCTCGACGCGCGGGCGTTCCTCCACTCCTACGACTGGACGACCGACCCGGACGGCGACGCGATCGAAGCCGTCCTGACCGGGCCGATGGTCGTCACGCAGTGGATCAACGCCCAGTACTACTTCGCGACCGTGGACAACGCGGTCTACGGGAGCGGGTCGAAGGTGACGCACAACCCCGTCGGGAACGTCGGCGTCTACCAGGGGAACGGCGGCGACCTGATGACCGGCCTCCCGCTGCAGTCGCTGACGAGCGCGGACGACCGCCCGTACCACAAGCCGCTCCGGCTCTCGACGGTCGTCCATGCGCCCGTCGACCGGGTCGCCGGCGTCCTCGCCGACCACGACGAACTGACCGAACTGCTGGACAACGACTGGCTGTCGCTGACGGTCGTCGACCCCCAGCAGGACCACCGCGCGTTCCACTACGAGCGCGGCGGCGAGTGGACGGTGATCGCGAACCCGGACGACGAGCTCGCCGCGTCGGCAGTCGCGCCCTCGGTCGCGGACGACTGA
- a CDS encoding GNAT family N-acetyltransferase, whose product MSSPRGVLPRVKGFARRLVSRFRPQQIALTPPPLTFTDGEGREVHVRPYEDRDFEGLVAMYDDFDPAQRAQGTPPLAEDAIRNWLENVLDGPNVVARADGDVVGHVMFVPDDTDRHELAIFVHQEYQRAGIGTNLLAVGLDHARSEGVEYVWLSVEAWKRDAQRLYQRAGFSTVNPMGAAHRMSRYL is encoded by the coding sequence ATGTCGTCGCCCCGCGGAGTGCTGCCGCGCGTCAAGGGGTTCGCGCGGCGGCTCGTCTCCCGGTTCCGCCCGCAGCAGATCGCGCTCACCCCGCCGCCGCTGACGTTCACGGACGGCGAGGGTCGCGAGGTCCACGTCCGTCCGTACGAGGACCGGGACTTCGAGGGACTGGTCGCGATGTACGACGACTTCGACCCCGCCCAGCGCGCGCAAGGGACGCCGCCGCTCGCCGAGGACGCTATCCGGAACTGGCTCGAGAACGTCCTCGACGGTCCGAACGTGGTCGCGCGCGCCGACGGCGACGTCGTCGGGCACGTGATGTTCGTCCCGGACGACACCGACCGCCACGAACTCGCCATCTTCGTCCACCAGGAGTACCAGCGCGCGGGCATCGGCACCAACCTCCTCGCGGTCGGCCTCGACCACGCCCGCAGCGAGGGCGTCGAGTACGTCTGGCTCTCCGTCGAGGCGTGGAAGCGCGACGCCCAGCGGCTCTACCAGCGCGCCGGCTTCTCGACGGTGAACCCGATGGGCGCCGCCCACCGGATGTCGCGGTACCTCTGA
- the surE gene encoding 5'/3'-nucleotidase SurE gives MSDEPEIIVTNDDGIDAPGIRALAEGLEEVGNVTVVAPASDKSATGRAMSREVGVEEHELGYAVDGTPSDCVVAGLEALGPYPDVVVSGVNEGANLGMYVLGRSGTVSAAVEAAFFGVPAIATSLFLTSEAFGSPTEPADYEAAVDATAYLVEHAVGQGVFEHADYLNVNAPHPDAEASGEMVVTRPSHGYDMTAERNGDTVTLHDRMWDRMDEGDIPDPTGTDRRAVVDGHISVSPLTAPHTTERHEALDALAESYD, from the coding sequence GTGAGCGACGAACCCGAGATCATCGTGACGAACGACGACGGTATCGATGCGCCCGGGATTCGCGCGCTCGCCGAGGGCCTCGAGGAAGTCGGGAACGTGACGGTGGTCGCGCCCGCGAGCGACAAGAGCGCGACCGGGCGCGCGATGTCCAGGGAGGTCGGCGTCGAGGAGCACGAACTCGGGTACGCCGTCGACGGCACGCCGTCGGACTGCGTGGTGGCGGGCCTGGAGGCGCTCGGACCGTACCCGGACGTCGTCGTCTCCGGCGTGAACGAGGGCGCGAATCTCGGGATGTACGTGCTCGGGCGCTCGGGCACCGTCAGCGCGGCCGTCGAGGCGGCGTTCTTCGGCGTGCCCGCCATCGCGACGTCGCTGTTCCTCACCTCGGAGGCGTTCGGGAGCCCCACGGAGCCCGCGGACTACGAGGCGGCCGTCGACGCCACCGCCTACCTCGTCGAGCACGCCGTCGGCCAGGGCGTCTTCGAGCACGCGGACTACCTGAACGTGAACGCGCCCCACCCCGACGCCGAAGCCTCGGGCGAGATGGTCGTCACGCGGCCGTCGCACGGCTACGACATGACCGCCGAGCGGAACGGCGACACGGTCACACTCCACGACCGGATGTGGGACCGGATGGACGAGGGCGACATCCCGGATCCGACCGGGACGGACCGGCGCGCGGTCGTCGACGGCCACATCTCTGTCTCCCCGCTCACCGCGCCGCATACCACCGAACGCCACGAGGCCCTCGACGCGCTCGCGGAGTCGTACGACTAA